A region of Chelonoidis abingdonii isolate Lonesome George chromosome 8, CheloAbing_2.0, whole genome shotgun sequence DNA encodes the following proteins:
- the LOC142047182 gene encoding uncharacterized protein LOC142047182 → MLQRGHERDVVQCRVKVKELRSAQCKAREGNRRSGAAPMTCRFYKELDAIVGGDPTANPRTTMDSSEQGEEGEGEGVEATESEATEVVGDTLESQEACSQELFSSQEETGQLQQLELVGEEEAEEQVPVSLNPPALSRTAERLQNLRRNQGKTREDLVKAVMNQYARENKRLQDWREKMHQWRETQSRRKELATKKSTKQLISLLARQTDCMQSLVAMQADHYRANPPPIQSSLPCAPLFAQNPLLQHPGSYHHQLPPTPVRSPTSPENYDPYPMHSTPITMQHINPEVQQALHSTPGRTYSNL, encoded by the exons atgctgcaaaggggccatgaacgggatgtggtgcagtgcagggttaaagtaaaggagctgcggagtgcccagtgcaaagcccgtgagggaaaccgccgctcaggtgctgcccccatgacctgccgtttttacaaggagctggatgcgatagttgggggtgaccccactgccaatccgaggaccacgatggacagttcagagcagggagaggagggggagggggagggtgtagaggcaACCGAGAGTGAGGCTACtgaggtggtgggagacaccctggagtcccaggaggcatgcagccaggagctcttctcaagccaggaagaAACTGGCCagttgcagcagctggaacttgttggtgaagaagaagcagaggagcaggttcccg tgtccttgaatcctccGGCCCTATCACGGACTGCTGAAAGACTACAGAACTTGAGGAGGAACCAAGGAAAAACAAgagaagatttggtgaaagcagttatgaatcagtatgccagagagaataagaggctgcaggactggagagagaaaatgcatcagtggagggaaacacaaagcaggagaaaggaattggctaccaagaaaagcacaaagcagctgataagcctcctggcgcgccaaacggactgtatgcagtcactggtagccatgcaggcagatcactaccgtgctaaccccccccccatccaaagctctctcccttgtgccccactgtttgctcaaaacccccttctccagcatcctggttcttaccaccaccagctgcccccaacacctgtacgttcacctaccagccctgagaactacgacccttaccctatgcactcaacccccatcaccatgcagcatattaatcctgaagtgcagcaggcattgcacagcactccaggcaggacatattcaaacctctga